A genomic window from Clostridium aceticum includes:
- the pilM gene encoding type IV pilus assembly protein PilM, translated as MKRFKSFGKNKEVLALDIGSHSVKAVVGKYEKNKIIIYNAFTIPIPFECYDDGKIINMLELKEALKKALEENQIKTKETICTIESTFVITRELLLPVVQEEELKEMVHYEVEQYLPIELDKYVIQHKIIEELTEENVNKYRILVAALPIEIAWDHFELLEFLDLSPVALDLHSNAICKLLDADIMINNTETIENKTIALIDLGHSHINVMIIENGVYKFNRLMDLGSGSMDMIIANYLNIDLDEVQKQKAAIKNISAGMEEAAVSNEPVPLEKSIATDTVLDVVKSSLDNWVDEINRVFKYYTSRSAGNRINSIFIYGGNTGFKGLDQYMTKVFGITTVKVKEISSIEVLDQSTADALSMYLNAIASLIRK; from the coding sequence TTGAAAAGATTCAAGTCGTTTGGCAAAAATAAAGAAGTACTGGCGCTTGATATTGGGAGTCATAGTGTAAAGGCTGTTGTGGGCAAATATGAAAAAAACAAAATAATTATTTATAATGCCTTTACTATACCGATACCATTTGAGTGCTATGATGATGGAAAAATTATCAATATGTTGGAATTAAAAGAAGCTTTAAAAAAAGCATTAGAAGAAAACCAGATAAAAACCAAAGAAACGATTTGTACTATTGAAAGTACCTTTGTTATTACAAGAGAACTCTTGCTGCCGGTGGTTCAAGAGGAAGAGTTAAAGGAAATGGTTCACTATGAGGTGGAACAGTATTTACCCATTGAGCTAGACAAGTATGTTATACAACATAAAATTATTGAAGAGCTTACGGAGGAAAATGTAAATAAGTATAGAATACTAGTGGCCGCTCTTCCTATAGAAATAGCATGGGATCATTTTGAATTACTAGAGTTTTTAGATTTATCTCCTGTAGCCTTAGACCTTCACTCTAATGCCATCTGTAAGCTTTTGGATGCCGATATCATGATCAACAATACAGAAACTATTGAAAATAAAACTATTGCTTTAATTGATTTAGGACATAGTCATATCAATGTAATGATTATTGAAAATGGTGTTTATAAATTCAATAGGCTAATGGATTTAGGTTCAGGTAGTATGGATATGATTATTGCAAACTACTTAAATATTGATTTAGATGAAGTCCAAAAGCAGAAAGCCGCAATAAAGAATATAAGCGCTGGTATGGAAGAAGCGGCTGTTTCAAATGAACCAGTACCTTTAGAAAAGTCTATTGCTACGGATACTGTGTTGGATGTGGTAAAAAGCAGCTTAGATAATTGGGTTGATGAAATCAATAGGGTATTTAAATATTATACCAGCAGAAGTGCAGGTAATAGGATTAATAGCATTTTTATTTATGGAGGCAACACTGGCTTTAAGGGATTAGACCAGTATATGACGAAGGTCTTTGGTATTACCACTGTTAAGGTGAAGGAAATAAGTAGTATAGAAGTTTTAGATCAATCAACTGCAGATGCTTTGTCAATGTATCTTAATGCAATAGCTTCTTTAATTAGAAAGTGA
- a CDS encoding PilN domain-containing protein yields MRDLNFFEPYIQQPEKTSSKRLMGLVVLVVVAFIIVFYPVKMLYEVKALQDKVLSFNAVIESPETISKLKVIEQKELQLMELKGKEVLFNSLETKINSQTMTNDLLIQWILQEVPNDVYFDELNITENTVQVQGRASHKFPIAQIEHNLRHSTYFDEVFIPSIAYKDGHYSFSITFKAKDVTADDVE; encoded by the coding sequence ATGAGGGACTTAAATTTTTTTGAACCATATATACAACAGCCAGAAAAAACCAGTAGTAAGCGTCTAATGGGTTTAGTTGTTTTAGTTGTTGTAGCTTTTATAATTGTTTTTTATCCTGTAAAGATGCTTTATGAAGTGAAGGCACTGCAGGATAAAGTTCTTTCCTTTAATGCAGTAATAGAGTCCCCAGAAACCATCAGTAAGCTAAAGGTGATAGAACAGAAGGAACTTCAACTGATGGAATTAAAGGGAAAAGAAGTGCTTTTTAATAGTTTGGAAACTAAGATTAATAGTCAAACAATGACCAACGACTTACTAATTCAATGGATTTTGCAAGAGGTACCTAATGATGTGTATTTCGACGAATTGAATATTACTGAAAATACAGTTCAGGTACAGGGTAGAGCTAGCCATAAGTTCCCAATTGCTCAAATTGAGCACAACTTACGTCATTCAACTTATTTTGATGAAGTATTTATTCCTTCTATTGCATATAAAGATGGTCATTATAGTTTTTCCATTACATTTAAGGCAAAGGATGTGACTGCTGATGATGTTGAATAG
- a CDS encoding type II secretion system protein, which produces MLRNQRGFTLIELVITLFLLGILVSVTFPTYNGVYDRFLLQNTANEIKSALYLAQQYSLDESRDYCFELFQDIFRVREQKFGGRVVYRQKIDETIKVLPGYSSDATYNCHGTSSYSKFVLGNKKGEKIYIETMLGTGRARVSKIY; this is translated from the coding sequence ATGCTTAGAAATCAAAGGGGTTTTACTTTGATAGAGTTGGTCATTACCCTCTTTCTTTTAGGAATTTTAGTTTCAGTGACTTTTCCTACCTATAATGGTGTATACGATAGATTTCTTTTGCAAAATACTGCTAATGAAATAAAGAGTGCCCTTTATTTGGCGCAGCAATATAGTTTAGATGAGTCAAGGGATTATTGCTTCGAACTATTTCAAGATATTTTTAGAGTAAGGGAGCAAAAATTTGGAGGGAGGGTTGTTTATAGACAGAAAATAGATGAAACCATTAAGGTGTTGCCAGGTTATAGCAGTGATGCCACTTATAATTGTCATGGGACAAGCAGCTATAGCAAATTTGTACTAGGAAATAAAAAGGGAGAAAAGATTTATATAGAAACTATGTTAGGAACCGGTAGAGCGAGGGTATCGAAGATTTATTAA
- a CDS encoding PulJ/GspJ family protein: MKEEKSGVKSKKGFTLIEVLVAITLAGIMITSIFSILMSINRMHQRSVAHYEISKIAQSVMEELNFAEVLEDKDFDEENYAIEITKEKIDAIKKGYRIRLKLQHVSLSTEYLLYGYVKDRDVIAREIYYEIPIEPWELLD; the protein is encoded by the coding sequence ATTAAGGAGGAGAAAAGTGGGGTAAAAAGTAAGAAGGGGTTTACCTTGATAGAGGTCTTAGTGGCTATTACCTTAGCAGGAATAATGATTACCAGTATATTTTCTATACTTATGAGTATTAACAGAATGCATCAAAGAAGTGTAGCACATTACGAAATCAGTAAAATAGCACAAAGTGTAATGGAAGAACTAAATTTTGCTGAAGTTTTGGAGGATAAAGATTTTGATGAGGAGAACTATGCTATAGAAATAACTAAAGAAAAAATAGATGCTATAAAAAAGGGTTATAGAATTAGATTGAAACTGCAACATGTCTCCTTGAGTACTGAGTATCTATTATATGGTTACGTTAAGGATAGGGATGTCATAGCTAGAGAAATTTATTATGAAATACCTATAGAGCCTTGGGAATTGTTAGATTAA
- a CDS encoding PilW family protein has protein sequence MKIFCSNQGITLLETILAMTLFAMIMMGLIIILMQNINYCREYQEILATKQNIRLTLNYIEKRIRECNHQEIIYHAETQTIEGKNNLKEEVWIDLSGNIRYDKNTLLYFNRARGELRVNKNKEHNVLAIGIGDIIAREIIEGSLIEIEVIGADMDYSVKTKLRLRY, from the coding sequence TTGAAAATTTTTTGTAGTAATCAAGGGATTACTTTGCTAGAGACGATATTGGCAATGACTTTATTTGCTATGATTATGATGGGCTTAATCATAATTTTAATGCAGAATATTAATTATTGCAGAGAATATCAAGAAATACTAGCCACCAAGCAAAACATACGTTTGACTTTAAACTATATTGAAAAGCGTATCAGAGAATGTAATCATCAGGAAATCATTTATCATGCTGAAACTCAAACGATAGAAGGGAAAAATAACTTAAAAGAAGAGGTTTGGATTGATTTAAGCGGCAATATAAGATATGACAAAAATACTCTCCTCTATTTTAATAGGGCTAGAGGGGAATTGAGAGTCAATAAAAATAAAGAGCATAATGTTTTAGCTATAGGAATTGGAGATATTATTGCTAGAGAGATTATAGAAGGAAGCCTAATAGAAATAGAAGTTATTGGAGCGGATATGGATTATTCAGTAAAAACAAAGCTAAGATTACGTTATTAG
- a CDS encoding late competence development ComFB family protein produces the protein MEVKNYMEVVVNQLLPGILKRYKDICGCDRCIADIKAITLNLLPPKYVATESGELYQKVNALSVQFEADVTNAVIQAINKVKNNPRH, from the coding sequence ATGGAAGTTAAAAATTATATGGAAGTTGTAGTAAACCAATTGTTACCTGGTATTTTAAAACGTTATAAAGATATATGTGGCTGTGATAGGTGTATAGCAGATATAAAAGCTATCACATTGAATCTTCTACCACCAAAGTATGTGGCAACTGAATCAGGAGAACTCTACCAAAAAGTCAATGCGTTATCAGTACAGTTTGAAGCAGATGTAACCAATGCTGTTATTCAGGCTATAAATAAAGTGAAGAATAACCCTAGACACTAG
- the aroQ gene encoding type II 3-dehydroquinate dehydratase: MEKYLVIHGPNLNLLGTREPEVYGTVTLQQVNERLLAEAEKNGVELDIIQSNDEGEIINLLHKHRSLQGVIINPAAYTHYSVAIHDAIKSISVPVVEVHLSNIHSREEFRKKSVTAAACIGQISGFGYHSYILGLYALIHHNQL; the protein is encoded by the coding sequence TTGGAAAAATATTTAGTAATTCATGGACCAAATTTAAACCTTCTTGGAACAAGAGAGCCAGAGGTTTATGGTACAGTGACTCTACAACAGGTGAATGAAAGATTATTAGCGGAGGCTGAAAAAAACGGTGTAGAATTGGACATAATTCAAAGTAATGATGAAGGAGAAATCATTAATTTATTACATAAGCACAGGAGTCTACAGGGTGTGATTATTAACCCAGCCGCCTATACTCATTACAGTGTTGCTATTCATGATGCCATAAAATCCATCAGTGTCCCTGTAGTAGAAGTACATCTAAGCAATATCCATAGCAGGGAGGAGTTTAGGAAAAAGTCTGTTACAGCAGCAGCCTGTATTGGTCAAATCAGCGGCTTCGGATATCATAGTTATATATTAGGACTCTATGCACTTATTCATCATAACCAATTATAG
- a CDS encoding M24 family metallopeptidase, whose protein sequence is MNERINKLREVLNEKKLEAVLVFKPENRRYFSNFTGTTGFVLITNTEAKFITDFRYVEQAKNQCKGYEIVEVSRLEPLTTIIEKMNLKTIGIEEEFFTYGHAVDFLLKLKDVKLEALEGALTKIRAVKSQEEISCIAKAASLADEAFHHVLPLIRPGVVETEIALELEFFMRKNGAIGASFDFIVASGVRSSLPHGVASEKVIEAGDFVTLDYGCIYKGYCSDMTRTVVVGKANDKQKEIYATVLEAQETALKAVRPGFTGKELDSIARKVIGDKGYGEYFGHGLGHGVGLEIHELPHVNMIGNLSMTSGMVITIEPGIYIPDFGGVRIEDLVVVTDDGYEVLSKTPKELIEIQI, encoded by the coding sequence ATGAATGAAAGAATCAATAAGTTAAGAGAAGTATTGAATGAAAAAAAACTAGAGGCCGTACTTGTTTTTAAACCAGAAAACAGAAGATATTTTTCTAATTTCACAGGTACCACAGGCTTTGTGCTTATTACCAATACAGAGGCAAAGTTTATTACGGATTTCAGATATGTTGAACAAGCAAAAAATCAGTGCAAGGGCTATGAAATCGTAGAAGTCAGCAGATTAGAACCTCTAACGACGATTATTGAAAAAATGAATCTAAAGACGATAGGGATTGAAGAGGAGTTTTTTACTTATGGGCATGCTGTAGACTTTTTATTAAAGTTAAAGGATGTTAAGTTAGAGGCTTTAGAGGGGGCTTTAACCAAGATCAGGGCTGTTAAGTCTCAGGAGGAAATAAGCTGTATCGCTAAAGCTGCTTCATTGGCGGATGAAGCTTTTCATCATGTCTTACCCCTCATAAGACCAGGAGTAGTAGAAACAGAAATAGCATTGGAGTTAGAGTTTTTTATGAGAAAGAATGGTGCTATTGGTGCTAGTTTTGATTTTATTGTGGCTTCAGGAGTAAGATCCTCATTGCCTCACGGGGTTGCATCAGAAAAAGTTATTGAAGCAGGAGACTTTGTTACATTAGATTATGGATGTATCTATAAAGGTTATTGTTCTGATATGACTAGAACTGTTGTTGTTGGAAAAGCTAATGATAAGCAAAAAGAAATATATGCTACTGTGCTTGAAGCTCAAGAAACTGCTCTTAAGGCAGTAAGACCAGGTTTTACAGGTAAGGAATTAGACAGCATAGCCAGAAAAGTCATTGGAGATAAAGGTTACGGTGAGTATTTCGGGCATGGATTAGGACATGGTGTAGGCTTAGAAATCCATGAGTTGCCTCATGTAAATATGATAGGAAATCTTTCGATGACATCAGGTATGGTGATTACGATAGAACCTGGTATTTACATACCTGATTTTGGTGGGGTTAGAATTGAAGATTTGGTAGTAGTAACAGATGATGGCTATGAAGTTCTATCGAAAACTCCAAAAGAGTTGATTGAAATTCAAATATAA
- the efp gene encoding elongation factor P, which yields MISAGDFRKGVTFEMNGEPFVVLDFQHVKPGKGAAFVRTKYKNLKTGATREEAFNPSDKFPRAHIETKEMQYLYNDGELYYFMDNETFEQAPLTFEEVEDAIKFLKENENATMKFYQGRPFQVDPPNFVELQVTEADPGVKGDTASNVTKSATLETGAVIQVPLFVNEGDKVRVDTRTGEYMSRV from the coding sequence ATGATTTCAGCAGGAGATTTTAGAAAAGGCGTTACATTCGAAATGAATGGAGAGCCATTTGTAGTTTTGGATTTTCAACATGTTAAGCCTGGAAAAGGGGCAGCTTTTGTCCGAACCAAGTATAAGAACTTAAAAACAGGAGCTACTAGAGAAGAAGCTTTTAACCCTTCTGATAAATTTCCACGTGCTCATATTGAAACAAAGGAAATGCAATATCTTTATAATGACGGTGAGTTGTATTATTTTATGGACAATGAAACCTTTGAGCAAGCACCTTTAACCTTTGAGGAAGTGGAGGATGCTATAAAGTTCTTAAAGGAAAATGAAAATGCCACTATGAAGTTCTATCAAGGGAGACCTTTCCAAGTAGATCCACCAAACTTTGTTGAGTTACAAGTAACAGAAGCAGATCCTGGAGTAAAAGGAGATACAGCTTCTAATGTTACTAAGTCTGCTACCTTAGAAACTGGAGCGGTAATTCAAGTTCCTTTATTTGTAAACGAAGGAGATAAGGTCCGTGTAGATACTAGGACAGGAGAGTATATGTCAAGAGTATAA
- a CDS encoding CD1247 N-terminal domain-containing protein: MNHLFEKVAYLKGLAEGLNIEESSKDGKIILGIIDALDDFAEAIVMMNEDQEDLTEYVEALDEDLAEVEEELFEEDDEDDEDEDIDFMEIECPNCDEEIYVDEDLFYDEDPEVVCPRCSEVIKIDVENECDHGGCNHHHHE; this comes from the coding sequence ATGAATCACTTATTTGAAAAGGTTGCTTATTTGAAAGGCTTAGCTGAAGGATTAAATATTGAAGAGTCTTCTAAAGATGGCAAAATTATACTAGGCATTATAGATGCTTTAGACGATTTTGCAGAAGCTATTGTTATGATGAATGAAGATCAAGAAGATTTAACCGAATATGTTGAGGCTTTAGACGAAGATTTAGCAGAAGTGGAAGAAGAATTATTTGAAGAAGATGACGAGGATGATGAAGATGAAGATATCGACTTCATGGAAATTGAATGTCCAAACTGCGATGAAGAAATCTATGTAGACGAAGACTTATTCTATGATGAAGATCCAGAGGTAGTATGTCCTCGTTGCAGCGAAGTAATAAAAATCGATGTAGAAAATGAATGTGATCATGGGGGATGTAATCATCACCATCATGAGTAA